The stretch of DNA AACCATGGCTGAGTTATAGGTGTAAGTACCTTCACGAATGTTTTTATGGTCGAAATTGAAAAGTAAAGCAGTTAACTGACAAGTTAAAATAGATAAAATGGCTGCAATACCTGCTCCTAAATCGAAGAAAGAAACCAATAGTAATATTGCTGCTAACAGTTTACTATTACTAAAATATACTTGAGAAAAACTGTTTAAGATTCCCTCTAGAATAAGTTTGGTGTAATATTTAATGGTTAAAAAGTTCATTCAACAATTAAAGTGAAAATTTGGTTAAATGCGCAGGAACTTTTTCGTCTTTCTGAACCGATTCAACGGTTTCTCTTGATTTAATTAAATGAGATTTTCCTTCAGTATCAATTAACACAATGGCTGGTCGTAATGAAATAAACTGCATGGATTGTGTTACATTGTAAGCACCAACATAATGAGCTACCACATGATTGCCGGGTTTTAATGGTGGCATGGAAATACTATCTCTAACCACATCAATATTCATACACATAGGACCGTAAAGTGTGGTATCTTCTGTATGATAACCCAATTCTTCTACTGGAGTTATTTTGTGGTCGTACCAGAATGAGGTAAACAATACATTTACACCAAAATCTAAGATGGTTGCTCTTCTTCCGTCAGATAGGCGTTTGTTGGCAATTACACTTCCTACCAAATATCCAGCATCATCAATTAATGCTCTTCCAGTTTCTAGGTATAAGTATGGTAAATCACCTTTATCAAAGCCAGCACCTAACAACGAAGAGGTAATAGCTTCGGCATATTCAGCAATATCTGGAACAGTATCGCTACCCATGTAGTAAGAGCCTTTTAAGGTGTTTTTAGAAGCAAAACCACCCCCCATATCAATGTAAGTGATAACTTTTTTGTATTTGGTTTTGATGTTTATCGCCAAATCAGCCATTTTACTTGCTGCAACAGCATAAGCTGATGGCGTTAGCATAAATGTACCAATGTGAGTGTGTAAACCCACTAATTCTAATCTATCGGTAGCCATAATTTTGTTAATGGCATCCCAAGCTTGTCCGTTTTCGTAATTAAAACCAAACCTATCCCACATGGGGTAAATGCCCGTATCCATGTTTACTCGAATAGCAACTCTAGGTTTTTTAGGTAAATCTTTTGCGTATTCATTTAACCGATACAATTCATCTAAATGGTCGATGTGTATTGGCGAATTGTTTTTAATGGATAAAGCTAAATCTTCGTCAGTTTTATCAGGACCATTAAAAATAATTTTGTCGCCCGGAACTCCATTTAATAAGGCTTTTTGATATTCAAAAATAGACACCACTTCTGCCCAAGAGCCTTCTTGGTGATAAATATCGCAAATGGCATTTAAATAACAGGTTTTGTACGACCAAGCAAACTGAACTTTAGGGTAGCGAGTTTCAAAAGTGCGTTTTGCAGCCTTGTAGTTTTCTCTAATTTTTTTCTCAGAATAAACAAACAGTGGCGAGCCATATTCTTTTATTAAATCTAAAATGGGTACACCATCAATTTGAGCAAATGATGACCATTCGGTTCTTTTTCCAAATTTGTTCATCAAACCTGCATTTAAAGGTTTTATTAGGGGTCTTTCGTATGTTTTTTTAGTTTCTTTTTTCATCTTTTCAATTTTTTAAAGTTCACCGTGGGTTGAAATTTGTTCAAAGTCTTTCATGTCAACAATTAAGTCGTACGAATACCTGATGAACAGTTTACCAACTTCAAATTTTGTATAGGTTTTATAGTGTTGCTTAAGAGCCATGTTTACAACACTTTCTACCTGATTTTGTCCTGCTCCAACTGGTAAGTAACACCATGCTGGAAAACGAGGATTGATTTCAATTAAGTAATATTCATCATCGGTAGTTTTCATTACTTCCAACTCAAACGGACCATTCCATTTGGTTTCTTTAATGAGTTTTTTTGTAAGACTCATTAATTTACTATCAGAAATAGTAACTCCAGCCCAAGCTTTACCTTTATCAGTAATATAAAGTTTACGCATTGGAACTGCTCCAACCAATTTACCGTTTCCGTCGCCAACGCCACAAATGTTTACTTCGGTACCGTGAACAAATTCTTGGATAAGCACAGGCAAACCCCATTGAGCACTAATTTTATTAAAATGCTGTATGGCTTGATCGGTGGTGTAAGCAATTTTTGCATCGTAAAATTTACCTTTAATTACCAACGGAAAACCAAATTCGGATACTAACCCAGGTAATTCGTTAGGGTTGTATAGCATTTTAGCAAAAGGAACCGTTATACCGTGTTTTTTACCGTATTCGTAAAGATTTACTTTGTTTCGAGCTTCAAATTGTTCCATGGTAGGTATCGACATACGAATACCTAACTCAT from Flavobacteriales bacterium encodes:
- a CDS encoding ATP-grasp domain-containing protein, with translation MKKVETKPTFTVAVTGLNAIDSPGPGVPVIRALREAKSFNVRIIGLSYETLEPGIYMSDLVDKVYQVPFPSAGTEVMFDRFQYINNIENIDFLFPNFDAELFNFIKLEKRLNDELGIRMSIPTMEQFEARNKVNLYEYGKKHGITVPFAKMLYNPNELPGLVSEFGFPLVIKGKFYDAKIAYTTDQAIQHFNKISAQWGLPVLIQEFVHGTEVNICGVGDGNGKLVGAVPMRKLYITDKGKAWAGVTISDSKLMSLTKKLIKETKWNGPFELEVMKTTDDEYYLIEINPRFPAWCYLPVGAGQNQVESVVNMALKQHYKTYTKFEVGKLFIRYSYDLIVDMKDFEQISTHGEL
- a CDS encoding alanine racemase, which codes for MKKETKKTYERPLIKPLNAGLMNKFGKRTEWSSFAQIDGVPILDLIKEYGSPLFVYSEKKIRENYKAAKRTFETRYPKVQFAWSYKTCYLNAICDIYHQEGSWAEVVSIFEYQKALLNGVPGDKIIFNGPDKTDEDLALSIKNNSPIHIDHLDELYRLNEYAKDLPKKPRVAIRVNMDTGIYPMWDRFGFNYENGQAWDAINKIMATDRLELVGLHTHIGTFMLTPSAYAVAASKMADLAINIKTKYKKVITYIDMGGGFASKNTLKGSYYMGSDTVPDIAEYAEAITSSLLGAGFDKGDLPYLYLETGRALIDDAGYLVGSVIANKRLSDGRRATILDFGVNVLFTSFWYDHKITPVEELGYHTEDTTLYGPMCMNIDVVRDSISMPPLKPGNHVVAHYVGAYNVTQSMQFISLRPAIVLIDTEGKSHLIKSRETVESVQKDEKVPAHLTKFSL